In Salinibacterium sp. NK8237, the following proteins share a genomic window:
- a CDS encoding PadR family transcriptional regulator has product MTETSFWILTALSAGARHGYAILNEVAELSNGAMKLRVTTLYASLERLERQSHVRVTGDEIVEGRARRYYEITDDGRAQLEAEAKRLAQRAAVAQARISAQATPARPTAARPASTPGAAFSPIASTAVPA; this is encoded by the coding sequence ATGACTGAAACTTCGTTTTGGATTCTCACCGCCCTCTCCGCTGGAGCACGCCACGGCTACGCCATCCTGAACGAAGTGGCCGAGCTCAGCAACGGCGCGATGAAGCTGCGAGTGACGACCCTCTATGCCTCGCTTGAACGACTCGAACGCCAGTCTCACGTTCGAGTTACCGGCGACGAGATCGTCGAGGGCCGCGCCCGCCGCTACTACGAAATCACGGACGATGGTCGAGCCCAGCTGGAGGCTGAAGCCAAGCGCCTCGCTCAACGCGCGGCCGTTGCCCAAGCGCGGATCTCAGCACAAGCCACCCCCGCGCGCCCCACAGCAGCGCGCCCCGCCTCCACACCAGGGGCGGCGTTCTCGCCGATCGCGAGTACGGCGGTTCCGGCGTGA